A genome region from Nymphalis io chromosome Z, ilAglIoxx1.1, whole genome shotgun sequence includes the following:
- the LOC126780768 gene encoding eukaryotic translation initiation factor 4 gamma 3-like isoform X4, translating to MSVLVTALFWEWFNIWLIQFLKNLYHEIKMVALRGGNGSLGTVSHGCGIHAGQQNALDLTHRLQTSLGMQHSSSTQAVGHHVSHLNHANHANHNNLVSHTNHGGPGSQLNIPSLSSMSLLMQQQTPATLKHEQNTRYSNSNCMLPSHHYRLLAQTRPECYHPSGAASSAYMSGATGGQSPAQSMRGQPAPQPSAPPAPQQDISKTTMAGPSYVSPQNQTPPSRPQYPNFQYRATQHGNRPSSHPRQQQPYMSGASASAAGPVMYHPTLMFPPHMGIPQTYQQPRSGTPGKSQYMDHGFYSYVPQYISYTTPTGPTTPYYYPSNGQQLAAGSVGGGGGRANSAALVPQQPNAPSASNSLPHSQPQSHIHPSIPGIRQVPPKRTSHRLPIINPLTKQDIFSEIQSNDSQYMSGESSERQTPQLEPPHSFAEEFSRMVNEAANQPSPCESASKSNFVSKNVEVPVTTASSNPPHTNAISTINNNIVKSEILNVNENKSLGNEIVESNETPVVSAISDSPVVVPKMPINIKQIQKNMEMIQPLAVDNNKSLSSNKQQKQNKSKPVVPQDELEKQSDSVSSIVPQAMIMQTVVTAVPVPVTAALPATAALPAAAPATTTTSTLASSSSSLAISMPAPQPQRLRESRERVKSEDKDKPPPPKIKDVLEKEIPKPNGPTSVEISSVDSLLDAINPSTSQITQNLIKETTKAAKPLSVTNETELSNIDINTEVVINREPTFPVKTSPTATELLSASIEKVAKEQPLPQETSVKKEESIAIQAQVKLTQSIASVARNHPESKMKDINLNNNATAIILDPDTANGNPSEVNKVETVIDEVNKNEKAIKNSKNNNKKSTKMASNEVNTNKTESYENGKDETDKVSTEQEKCLSKEEKEENSTDTEKPISSEASEPTVFVPKYKYSEDQWSPLNKSGKKYYDIGLLMQIKDDPLSKNKPNVPLLETLNVMRSPIQETVTFNPISRPMNDTIFPNFLKNAGVGSRTNAPREPKKDGRIMPQSGKGSVKLTPSSSGSSSHKPVIHVSLSLREEVKLNQTKDAWRPTRFKKDNLTEEEFKTQDLYKKFRGILNKLTPQKFDTLLDKVKTLEINTQARLEGVIDLVFEKAIDEPNFSEAYAAMCSKLSMLKVPADNAPDQCVNFRALIISKCQNQFITNKVDENVLKLEKELAECTDSAKKKELHLLLEEENRRVRMRSVGNVRFIGELYKLKMLTAKIMVYCMTYLIEKLEEEKLECLCKLLTTIGEQVESEVKEQLESVFKKMQDIVDRKSNKISSRVRFMLQDVIELRRRKWVAKNVVDSQPKMMDQIQKEAEQQQRHIELMNAPSMGGGGFRREDGGRGKRGGDRRQTSNSFMDNQWKPTRPTNYTVDTSKLKTVAQKNLNNIKLAPQNSGWNHGSGTKTPAQSNSNLMISLTKNMYSALENVQADPSSLRTSKDLSAGYHHSKSIERSTFNSRGDFNSGSGSRSGSVGVTRSNSSSRSAPSAPVVATAPETVPTVPAPQEPLPDAKKKFIKILIMDKLVNPNDDEFFTEIKQTFQPQYHAAVVTEILNIALERAAKDVHSIANSLFQLVSTGIISAENFLAGINEILEFAPDLYIDIPVLYEYLGKFIAPNIEKRHITFVQLFRLCENIIMSNQGHMFLKTVIRDLKESMGPSFVKTKWQESGLELKQWMPEEQVPKWIEDNKFEFLEGGKPSEETKKILTPSETQSKLLQLMITDEHCDCIRGWVQDNLGAASNENWFMRALTQAICEYALYGTEGRDVPHFSHERMNKYASLISEFGDSREQREASCLFGIQQLIHRLEHPQGLTLEIFQYLHEQYIISVEGFIAWEVSEKEPEGKAVMLKALTSFFTNIKEADNEESCGED from the exons ATGTCGGTATTGGTAACTGCTTTATTCTGGGAATGGTTCAACATTTGGCTAATACAATTTCTGAAGAATTTATATCATGAAATTAAGATGGTGGCTTTAAGAGGTGGTAATGGTTCTCTAGGCACGGTATCGCACGGATGCGGGATTCATGCAGGGCAGCAAAACGCGCTCGATCTGACACATCGTTTACAAACATCGCTAGGCATGCAGCATAGCTCTTCGACTCAAGCGGTTGGCCACCATGTTAGCCACCTGAACCATGCCAACCATGCAAACCATAACAATCTTGTAAGCCACACTAATCACGGCGGCCCAGGCAGCCAACTCAATATCCCGTCACTGAGCAGTATGTCGCTGTTGATGCAGCAGCAAACTCCGGCCACTCTCAAGCACGAGCAGAATACGCGCTACTCTAATTCCAACTGCATGTTGCCTTCGCACCACTACAGACTCTTGGCGCAAACTA GACCGGAATGTTACCATCCTTCGGGGGCAGCTAGCAGTGCATACATGTCGGGTGCGACGGGTGGTCAAAGCCCTGCTCAAAGCATGCGCGGTCAGCCAGCTCCTCAGCCTTCTGCGCCGCCGGCGCCTCAGCAGGATATATCTAAAACAACTatg gCGGGACCGAGTTACGTTTCGCCGCAGAACCAGACCCCACCCTCGCGGCCGCAGTATCCCAATTTCCAGTACAGAGCTACTCAACACGGGAACAGGCCTTCTTCACACCCCAG ACAACAGCAACCGTATATGAGCGGTGCGAGTGCATCGGCTGCAGGTCCAGTGATGTACCATCCAACGCTTATGTTCCCACCTCATATGGGCATCCCTCAGACGTATCAACAACCTAGATCGGGCACACCCGG CAAGTCGCAGTATATGGATCATGG GTTTTACTCATATGTGCCACAGTACATTAGCTACACGACACCTACCGGTCCTACTACGCCAT aCTACTACCCATCAAATGGACAGCAGTTAGCAGCAGGCAGTGTGGGTGGCGGTGGTGGTCGAGCTAATTCAGCTGCGCTGGTTCCGCAGCAACCAAATGCGCCATCGGCGTCGAACTCACTGCCACACTCGCAACCACAATCCCACATACACCCTTCCATACctg gtatTCGTCAGGTCCCTCCAAAACGTACTTCCCATAGACTTCCAATTATTAATCCTTTAACTA AGCAAGATATATTCTCAGAAATACAATCCAATGATAGTCAATATATGAGTGGTGAATCCAGTGAACGACAAACACCACAATTG GAGCCACCTCATAGTTTTGCAGAGGAGTTTTCGAGGATGGTGAACGAAGCAGCGAATCAACCTTCGCCTTGTGAAAGTGCTAGTAAATCGAACTTTGTTTCTAAGAACGTCGAAGTGCCTGTTACAACGGCAAGCTCTAATCCACCTCATACTAATGCAATaagtactattaataataatatagtaaagtctgaaattttaaatgttaacgaAAATAAAAGCTTAGGAAATGAAATCGTAGAATCCAACGAAACGCCGGTAGTTTCAGCTATATCGGACAGTCCTGTTGTAGTGCCTAAAATGCCTATCAATATTAAGCAAATCCAGAAGAATATGGAAATGATTCAACCTTTAGCAGTAGATAATAATAAGAGTTTATCGAGTAATaagcaacaaaaacaaaacaaaagcaaaCCAGTTGTGCCTCAAGATGAATTAGAAAAGCAATCAGATAGTGTGAGTTCTATAGTTCCTCAAGCAATGATTATGCAAACGGTTGTGACGGCAGTGCCCGTTCCCGTGACTGCGGCGTTGCCTGCGACTGCGGCGTTGCCTGCGGCTGCGCCGGCAACGACGACCACGTCTACTCTCGCGTCCAGCTCTTCTTCACTCGCTATCTCCATGCCTGCGCCGCAGCCACAAAGACTAAGAGAATCTAgagaaagagtgaaatcagaAGACAAAGACAAGCCTCCTCCTCCGAAAATAAAAGATGTTCTAGAAAAGGAAATTCCTAAACCGAATGGACCCACTTCAGTCG AGATTAGTTCAGTTGATAGTTTACTGGACGCTATCAATCCTTCAACTAGTCAAATAACTCAAAATCTTATAAAAGAAACTACAAAAGCAGCGAAACCGTTATCAGTAACAAATGAGACTGAATTATCTAACATAGACATCAATACTGAGGTTGTGATAAACAGAGAACCAACATTCCCTGTCAAAACTTCACCCACTGCCACAGAACTTTTATCAGCTAGTATTGAAAAAGTTGCTAAAGAGCAACCATTACCCCAAGAAACCTCAGTTAAAAAAGAAGAATCAATTGCAATTCAAGCTCAGGTTAAACTAACTCAAAGCATAGCAAGTGTTGCACGCAATCATCCTGAATCTAAAATGAAAGATATTAATCTCAACAATAACGCAACAG CCATCATTTTAGATCCAGATACGGCAAATGGAAACCCAAGTGAAGTTAATAAGGTTGAGACGGTAATAGATGAAgttaacaaaaatgaaaaagcaataaaaaattctaaaaataataataagaaatctaCTAAAATGGCGAGTAATGAAGTTAATACGAATAAAACTGAATCATATGAAAATGGTAAAGATGAGACTGATAAAGTTAGTACAGAGCAGGAAAAATGCTTGTCtaaagaagaaaaagaagaaaattcTACTGATACAGAAAAGCCTATATCTTCAGAAGCATCAGAACCTACTGTGTTTGTACCTAAATATAAGTACTCTGAAG atCAATGGTCTCCCTTGAACAAGTCTGGCAAAAAATACTATGATATTGGATTGCTGATGCAGATAAAAGATGATCCTCTCTCAAAGAATAAACCAAATGTCCCATTATTGGAGACTTTGAATGTTATGAGG tcCCCTATTCAAGAAACAGTGACATTTAATCCTATATCGAGACCTATGAATGATACAATTTTCCCTAATTTCTTGAAAAATGCTGGTGTTGGGTCCAGAACTAATGCTCCCAGGGAACCTAAGAAAGATGGCAGAATTATGCCTCAAAGTG GTAAAGGTAGTGTGAAACTAACTCCATCTTCAAGTGGTAGCAGCTCTCATAAACCAGTCATACATGTCTCACTGTCATTGAGAGAAGAAGTTAAACTTAACCAGACTAAGGATGCCTGGAGGCCCACTCGATTTAAGAAGGATAACCTTACTGAGGAGGAATTTAAAACTCAG gactTGTACAAGAAGTTCCGTGGTATACTAAACAAACTGACTCCTCAGAAATTTGACACATTGCTTGATAAAGTAAAGACATTGGAGATCAACACACAGGCTCGGTTAGAGGGTGTGATTGACTTAGTTTTTGAAAAAGCTATTGATGAGCCTAATTTTTCAGAAGCTTATGCTGCTATGTGCAGTAAACTGTCTATGCTGAAG gTGCCAGCTGATAATGCTCCTGACCAATGCGTCAATTTCCGTGctttaattataagcaaatgtCAGAATCAATTTATTACTAACAAGGTGGATgagaatgttttaaaattagaaaaagaaCTTGCTGAGTGTACCGATTCT gctAAGAAAAAGGAGCTTCACCTACTACTCGAAGAAGAGAATAGGCGTGTCAGAATGAGATCTGTGGGAAATGTCAGATTTATAG GTGAGCTCTACAAACTAAAGATGTTGACAGCGAAAATTATGGTTTACTGTATGACATATCTAATTGAGAAGCTTGAAGAAGAGAAATTAGAGTGCCTTTGTAAGCTGCTTACCACAATAGGTGAACAAGTAGAAAGTGAAGTCAAAGAGCAACTGGAAAGTGTTTTCAAGAAAATGCAGGACATTGTTGATCGTAAATCAAACAAAATCAGTAGCAGAGTACGCTTTATGCTTCAAGATGTCATTGAGCTAAGAAGGCGTAAATGGGTTGCGAAGAATGTAGTTGACTCACAACCTAAGATGATGGATCAAATTCAAAAGGAAGCAGAACAACAACAAAGGCATATtgag cttATGAATGCACCTTCAATGGGTGGCGGTGGTTTTCGGCGCGAAGATGGAGGTCGTGGGAAGCGAGGCGGAGATAGACGTCAGACCTCCAACTCATTTATGGATAACCAATGGAAGCCCACACGACCTACTAATTACACTGTAGATACCTCTAAACTTAAGACTGTGGCACAAAAG AaccttaacaatattaaattagctCCACAAAATTCTGGCTGGAACCATGGTTCAGGAACAAAAACTCCTGCTCAAAGTAATAGTAATTTGATGATAAGTCTAACGAAAAACATGTATAGTGCACTTGAAAATGTACAGGCCGACCCCAGTTCTCTTAGaa CAAGCAAGGACTTGTCTGCAGGCTACCATCATTCGAAATCTATTGAAAGATCGACATTTAATTCCAGAGGTGACTTTA ATAGTGGCAGTGGCAGCCGTTCGGGCTCAGTTGGCGTCACTCGTTCTAACTCTAGCAGCAGAAGTGCTCCAAGCGCGCCGGTGGTGGCGACTGCTCCTGAAACTGTACCTACTGTGCCTGCACCACAAGAGCCACTGCCCGATGCTAagaagaaatttattaaaatactcatCATGGATAAGCTGGTCAATCCTAATGATGATGAATTCTTTACTGAAATCAAACAGACTTTCCAGCCACAGTATCACGCCGCTGTGGTCACTGAAATCCTTAATATTGCCTTGGAGAG ggCAGCAAAGGATGTACATTCGATTGCAAACAGTCTGTTTCAACTTGTATCAACTGGAATAATATCTGCGGAGAATTTCCTAGCGGGTATCAACGAAATTCTGGAATTTGCACCCGATTTATACATCGATATCCCTGTATTGTATGAATATTTAGGAAAGTTTATTGCGCCGAATATTGAAAAGAGG CATATCACATTTGTACAGTTATTTAGATtatgtgaaaatattattatgtcgaATCAAGGCCATATGTTCTTAAAAACTGTAATTAGAGACTTAAAAGAGAGCATGGGACcttcttttgtaaaaacaaaatggcAGGAGTCCGGATTAGAATTAAAGCAATGGATGCCCGAGGAACAG gttcCAAAATGGATTGAAGATAACAAATTTGAATTCTTGGAAGGAGGCAAACCTAGTGAAGAAACTAAAAAAATTCTAACGCCAAGTGAAACTCAAAGCAAACTATTACAACTCATGATCACCGACGAACATTGCGACTGCATACGAGGATGGGTGCAg GATAACCTGGGCGCTGCATCTAACGAAAATTGGTTTATGCGTGCACTTACGCAAGCTATCTGTGAGTACGCTTTGTACGGCACAGAAGGACGCGACGTGCCGCACTTTAGCCATGAACGCATGAACAAATATGCTTCACTCATTAGTGAATTTGGCGATTCGCGTGAACAGAGGGAGGCTAGCTGCCTCTTCGGTATTCAGCAGCTAATACATAGGTTGGAGCACCCGCAAG GGTTAACATTAGAAATATTCCAATATTTGCATGAACAATACATTATATCCGTGGAAGGTTTTATTGCATGGGAAGTGTCTGAAAAGGAACCTGAAGGCaaag CGGTGATGCTGAAAGCGCTGACTTCATTCTTCACGAACATCAAGGAGGCGGACAATGAGGAGTCTTGCGGGGAGGACTGA
- the LOC126780768 gene encoding eukaryotic translation initiation factor 4 gamma 3-like isoform X11: MSVLVTALFWEWFNIWLIQFLKNLYHEIKMVALRGGNGSLGTVSHGCGIHAGQQNALDLTHRLQTSLGMQHSSSTQAVGHHVSHLNHANHANHNNLVSHTNHGGPGSQLNIPSLSSMSLLMQQQTPATLKHEQNTRYSNSNCMLPSHHYRLLAQTRPECYHPSGAASSAYMSGATGGQSPAQSMRGQPAPQPSAPPAPQQDISKTTMAGPSYVSPQNQTPPSRPQYPNFQYRATQHGNRPSSHPRQQQPYMSGASASAAGPVMYHPTLMFPPHMGIPQTYQQPRSGTPGFYSYVPQYISYTTPTGPTTPYYYPSNGQQLAAGSVGGGGGRANSAALVPQQPNAPSASNSLPHSQPQSHIHPSIPGIRQVPPKRTSHRLPIINPLTKQDIFSEIQSNDSQYMSGESSERQTPQLEPPHSFAEEFSRMVNEAANQPSPCESASKSNFVSKNVEVPVTTASSNPPHTNAISTINNNIVKSEILNVNENKSLGNEIVESNETPVVSAISDSPVVVPKMPINIKQIQKNMEMIQPLAVDNNKSLSSNKQQKQNKSKPVVPQDELEKQSDSVSSIVPQAMIMQTVVTAVPVPVTAALPATAALPAAAPATTTTSTLASSSSSLAISMPAPQPQRLRESRERVKSEDKDKPPPPKIKDVLEKEIPKPNGPTSVEISSVDSLLDAINPSTSQITQNLIKETTKAAKPLSVTNETELSNIDINTEVVINREPTFPVKTSPTATELLSASIEKVAKEQPLPQETSVKKEESIAIQAQVKLTQSIASVARNHPESKMKDINLNNNATDPDTANGNPSEVNKVETVIDEVNKNEKAIKNSKNNNKKSTKMASNEVNTNKTESYENGKDETDKVSTEQEKCLSKEEKEENSTDTEKPISSEASEPTVFVPKYKYSEDQWSPLNKSGKKYYDIGLLMQIKDDPLSKNKPNVPLLETLNVMRSPIQETVTFNPISRPMNDTIFPNFLKNAGVGSRTNAPREPKKDGRIMPQSGKGSVKLTPSSSGSSSHKPVIHVSLSLREEVKLNQTKDAWRPTRFKKDNLTEEEFKTQDLYKKFRGILNKLTPQKFDTLLDKVKTLEINTQARLEGVIDLVFEKAIDEPNFSEAYAAMCSKLSMLKVPADNAPDQCVNFRALIISKCQNQFITNKVDENVLKLEKELAECTDSAKKKELHLLLEEENRRVRMRSVGNVRFIGELYKLKMLTAKIMVYCMTYLIEKLEEEKLECLCKLLTTIGEQVESEVKEQLESVFKKMQDIVDRKSNKISSRVRFMLQDVIELRRRKWVAKNVVDSQPKMMDQIQKEAEQQQRHIELMNAPSMGGGGFRREDGGRGKRGGDRRQTSNSFMDNQWKPTRPTNYTVDTSKLKTVAQKNLNNIKLAPQNSGWNHGSGTKTPAQSNSNLMISLTKNMYSALENVQADPSSLRTSKDLSAGYHHSKSIERSTFNSRGDFNSGSGSRSGSVGVTRSNSSSRSAPSAPVVATAPETVPTVPAPQEPLPDAKKKFIKILIMDKLVNPNDDEFFTEIKQTFQPQYHAAVVTEILNIALERAAKDVHSIANSLFQLVSTGIISAENFLAGINEILEFAPDLYIDIPVLYEYLGKFIAPNIEKRHITFVQLFRLCENIIMSNQGHMFLKTVIRDLKESMGPSFVKTKWQESGLELKQWMPEEQVPKWIEDNKFEFLEGGKPSEETKKILTPSETQSKLLQLMITDEHCDCIRGWVQDNLGAASNENWFMRALTQAICEYALYGTEGRDVPHFSHERMNKYASLISEFGDSREQREASCLFGIQQLIHRLEHPQGLTLEIFQYLHEQYIISVEGFIAWEVSEKEPEGKAVMLKALTSFFTNIKEADNEESCGED; encoded by the exons ATGTCGGTATTGGTAACTGCTTTATTCTGGGAATGGTTCAACATTTGGCTAATACAATTTCTGAAGAATTTATATCATGAAATTAAGATGGTGGCTTTAAGAGGTGGTAATGGTTCTCTAGGCACGGTATCGCACGGATGCGGGATTCATGCAGGGCAGCAAAACGCGCTCGATCTGACACATCGTTTACAAACATCGCTAGGCATGCAGCATAGCTCTTCGACTCAAGCGGTTGGCCACCATGTTAGCCACCTGAACCATGCCAACCATGCAAACCATAACAATCTTGTAAGCCACACTAATCACGGCGGCCCAGGCAGCCAACTCAATATCCCGTCACTGAGCAGTATGTCGCTGTTGATGCAGCAGCAAACTCCGGCCACTCTCAAGCACGAGCAGAATACGCGCTACTCTAATTCCAACTGCATGTTGCCTTCGCACCACTACAGACTCTTGGCGCAAACTA GACCGGAATGTTACCATCCTTCGGGGGCAGCTAGCAGTGCATACATGTCGGGTGCGACGGGTGGTCAAAGCCCTGCTCAAAGCATGCGCGGTCAGCCAGCTCCTCAGCCTTCTGCGCCGCCGGCGCCTCAGCAGGATATATCTAAAACAACTatg gCGGGACCGAGTTACGTTTCGCCGCAGAACCAGACCCCACCCTCGCGGCCGCAGTATCCCAATTTCCAGTACAGAGCTACTCAACACGGGAACAGGCCTTCTTCACACCCCAG ACAACAGCAACCGTATATGAGCGGTGCGAGTGCATCGGCTGCAGGTCCAGTGATGTACCATCCAACGCTTATGTTCCCACCTCATATGGGCATCCCTCAGACGTATCAACAACCTAGATCGGGCACACCCGG GTTTTACTCATATGTGCCACAGTACATTAGCTACACGACACCTACCGGTCCTACTACGCCAT aCTACTACCCATCAAATGGACAGCAGTTAGCAGCAGGCAGTGTGGGTGGCGGTGGTGGTCGAGCTAATTCAGCTGCGCTGGTTCCGCAGCAACCAAATGCGCCATCGGCGTCGAACTCACTGCCACACTCGCAACCACAATCCCACATACACCCTTCCATACctg gtatTCGTCAGGTCCCTCCAAAACGTACTTCCCATAGACTTCCAATTATTAATCCTTTAACTA AGCAAGATATATTCTCAGAAATACAATCCAATGATAGTCAATATATGAGTGGTGAATCCAGTGAACGACAAACACCACAATTG GAGCCACCTCATAGTTTTGCAGAGGAGTTTTCGAGGATGGTGAACGAAGCAGCGAATCAACCTTCGCCTTGTGAAAGTGCTAGTAAATCGAACTTTGTTTCTAAGAACGTCGAAGTGCCTGTTACAACGGCAAGCTCTAATCCACCTCATACTAATGCAATaagtactattaataataatatagtaaagtctgaaattttaaatgttaacgaAAATAAAAGCTTAGGAAATGAAATCGTAGAATCCAACGAAACGCCGGTAGTTTCAGCTATATCGGACAGTCCTGTTGTAGTGCCTAAAATGCCTATCAATATTAAGCAAATCCAGAAGAATATGGAAATGATTCAACCTTTAGCAGTAGATAATAATAAGAGTTTATCGAGTAATaagcaacaaaaacaaaacaaaagcaaaCCAGTTGTGCCTCAAGATGAATTAGAAAAGCAATCAGATAGTGTGAGTTCTATAGTTCCTCAAGCAATGATTATGCAAACGGTTGTGACGGCAGTGCCCGTTCCCGTGACTGCGGCGTTGCCTGCGACTGCGGCGTTGCCTGCGGCTGCGCCGGCAACGACGACCACGTCTACTCTCGCGTCCAGCTCTTCTTCACTCGCTATCTCCATGCCTGCGCCGCAGCCACAAAGACTAAGAGAATCTAgagaaagagtgaaatcagaAGACAAAGACAAGCCTCCTCCTCCGAAAATAAAAGATGTTCTAGAAAAGGAAATTCCTAAACCGAATGGACCCACTTCAGTCG AGATTAGTTCAGTTGATAGTTTACTGGACGCTATCAATCCTTCAACTAGTCAAATAACTCAAAATCTTATAAAAGAAACTACAAAAGCAGCGAAACCGTTATCAGTAACAAATGAGACTGAATTATCTAACATAGACATCAATACTGAGGTTGTGATAAACAGAGAACCAACATTCCCTGTCAAAACTTCACCCACTGCCACAGAACTTTTATCAGCTAGTATTGAAAAAGTTGCTAAAGAGCAACCATTACCCCAAGAAACCTCAGTTAAAAAAGAAGAATCAATTGCAATTCAAGCTCAGGTTAAACTAACTCAAAGCATAGCAAGTGTTGCACGCAATCATCCTGAATCTAAAATGAAAGATATTAATCTCAACAATAACGCAACAG ATCCAGATACGGCAAATGGAAACCCAAGTGAAGTTAATAAGGTTGAGACGGTAATAGATGAAgttaacaaaaatgaaaaagcaataaaaaattctaaaaataataataagaaatctaCTAAAATGGCGAGTAATGAAGTTAATACGAATAAAACTGAATCATATGAAAATGGTAAAGATGAGACTGATAAAGTTAGTACAGAGCAGGAAAAATGCTTGTCtaaagaagaaaaagaagaaaattcTACTGATACAGAAAAGCCTATATCTTCAGAAGCATCAGAACCTACTGTGTTTGTACCTAAATATAAGTACTCTGAAG atCAATGGTCTCCCTTGAACAAGTCTGGCAAAAAATACTATGATATTGGATTGCTGATGCAGATAAAAGATGATCCTCTCTCAAAGAATAAACCAAATGTCCCATTATTGGAGACTTTGAATGTTATGAGG tcCCCTATTCAAGAAACAGTGACATTTAATCCTATATCGAGACCTATGAATGATACAATTTTCCCTAATTTCTTGAAAAATGCTGGTGTTGGGTCCAGAACTAATGCTCCCAGGGAACCTAAGAAAGATGGCAGAATTATGCCTCAAAGTG GTAAAGGTAGTGTGAAACTAACTCCATCTTCAAGTGGTAGCAGCTCTCATAAACCAGTCATACATGTCTCACTGTCATTGAGAGAAGAAGTTAAACTTAACCAGACTAAGGATGCCTGGAGGCCCACTCGATTTAAGAAGGATAACCTTACTGAGGAGGAATTTAAAACTCAG gactTGTACAAGAAGTTCCGTGGTATACTAAACAAACTGACTCCTCAGAAATTTGACACATTGCTTGATAAAGTAAAGACATTGGAGATCAACACACAGGCTCGGTTAGAGGGTGTGATTGACTTAGTTTTTGAAAAAGCTATTGATGAGCCTAATTTTTCAGAAGCTTATGCTGCTATGTGCAGTAAACTGTCTATGCTGAAG gTGCCAGCTGATAATGCTCCTGACCAATGCGTCAATTTCCGTGctttaattataagcaaatgtCAGAATCAATTTATTACTAACAAGGTGGATgagaatgttttaaaattagaaaaagaaCTTGCTGAGTGTACCGATTCT gctAAGAAAAAGGAGCTTCACCTACTACTCGAAGAAGAGAATAGGCGTGTCAGAATGAGATCTGTGGGAAATGTCAGATTTATAG GTGAGCTCTACAAACTAAAGATGTTGACAGCGAAAATTATGGTTTACTGTATGACATATCTAATTGAGAAGCTTGAAGAAGAGAAATTAGAGTGCCTTTGTAAGCTGCTTACCACAATAGGTGAACAAGTAGAAAGTGAAGTCAAAGAGCAACTGGAAAGTGTTTTCAAGAAAATGCAGGACATTGTTGATCGTAAATCAAACAAAATCAGTAGCAGAGTACGCTTTATGCTTCAAGATGTCATTGAGCTAAGAAGGCGTAAATGGGTTGCGAAGAATGTAGTTGACTCACAACCTAAGATGATGGATCAAATTCAAAAGGAAGCAGAACAACAACAAAGGCATATtgag cttATGAATGCACCTTCAATGGGTGGCGGTGGTTTTCGGCGCGAAGATGGAGGTCGTGGGAAGCGAGGCGGAGATAGACGTCAGACCTCCAACTCATTTATGGATAACCAATGGAAGCCCACACGACCTACTAATTACACTGTAGATACCTCTAAACTTAAGACTGTGGCACAAAAG AaccttaacaatattaaattagctCCACAAAATTCTGGCTGGAACCATGGTTCAGGAACAAAAACTCCTGCTCAAAGTAATAGTAATTTGATGATAAGTCTAACGAAAAACATGTATAGTGCACTTGAAAATGTACAGGCCGACCCCAGTTCTCTTAGaa CAAGCAAGGACTTGTCTGCAGGCTACCATCATTCGAAATCTATTGAAAGATCGACATTTAATTCCAGAGGTGACTTTA ATAGTGGCAGTGGCAGCCGTTCGGGCTCAGTTGGCGTCACTCGTTCTAACTCTAGCAGCAGAAGTGCTCCAAGCGCGCCGGTGGTGGCGACTGCTCCTGAAACTGTACCTACTGTGCCTGCACCACAAGAGCCACTGCCCGATGCTAagaagaaatttattaaaatactcatCATGGATAAGCTGGTCAATCCTAATGATGATGAATTCTTTACTGAAATCAAACAGACTTTCCAGCCACAGTATCACGCCGCTGTGGTCACTGAAATCCTTAATATTGCCTTGGAGAG ggCAGCAAAGGATGTACATTCGATTGCAAACAGTCTGTTTCAACTTGTATCAACTGGAATAATATCTGCGGAGAATTTCCTAGCGGGTATCAACGAAATTCTGGAATTTGCACCCGATTTATACATCGATATCCCTGTATTGTATGAATATTTAGGAAAGTTTATTGCGCCGAATATTGAAAAGAGG CATATCACATTTGTACAGTTATTTAGATtatgtgaaaatattattatgtcgaATCAAGGCCATATGTTCTTAAAAACTGTAATTAGAGACTTAAAAGAGAGCATGGGACcttcttttgtaaaaacaaaatggcAGGAGTCCGGATTAGAATTAAAGCAATGGATGCCCGAGGAACAG gttcCAAAATGGATTGAAGATAACAAATTTGAATTCTTGGAAGGAGGCAAACCTAGTGAAGAAACTAAAAAAATTCTAACGCCAAGTGAAACTCAAAGCAAACTATTACAACTCATGATCACCGACGAACATTGCGACTGCATACGAGGATGGGTGCAg GATAACCTGGGCGCTGCATCTAACGAAAATTGGTTTATGCGTGCACTTACGCAAGCTATCTGTGAGTACGCTTTGTACGGCACAGAAGGACGCGACGTGCCGCACTTTAGCCATGAACGCATGAACAAATATGCTTCACTCATTAGTGAATTTGGCGATTCGCGTGAACAGAGGGAGGCTAGCTGCCTCTTCGGTATTCAGCAGCTAATACATAGGTTGGAGCACCCGCAAG GGTTAACATTAGAAATATTCCAATATTTGCATGAACAATACATTATATCCGTGGAAGGTTTTATTGCATGGGAAGTGTCTGAAAAGGAACCTGAAGGCaaag CGGTGATGCTGAAAGCGCTGACTTCATTCTTCACGAACATCAAGGAGGCGGACAATGAGGAGTCTTGCGGGGAGGACTGA